TAGGAGGCTCTTAGTCAAGCTATCGAGGACTACAAGAACTCTAAAGACTTTAAGAATGAAGCCCTCAAAGGAAGCGACGAAGCCTACTGGATCGAGTATGCGGACGACAGGGATGCTGTCGGAGAACTCTATTTGGAGTTGGATGTGAGCAGCATCACAGTTCTGACCCCTGAAGAAAGGGTGGCAGAAGCAGCTCTGACTATCAAAGGGACTGCCCTAGCCACTGAAGAAGTCACACCGGCATCGATCGAAACATAGCCGACTATTGTCGAAGTCCAAGAGATCGAAGCAATATCAGTGGCCGAAGGAGCTGCTACGACTAATGTTGCTGGTGAAGATGAGCAACAGTCGGTGTACATAAGTCTTTAATTTTTGTTGTTGGACTATAGTCTGACTTTCTTTTTGTAACCGGATCTTAGTCTGATTTTATAATCCTCTATTCAATAAATGAAAGAAAACATTTCTTAAGTGTTAAACTTCTTGAATGTGATCATCATTCATAATAGATAATTGCTGCCAATGTAGTCGAATAGCAGTCGGTAGTTGATGTCGTAGAATTTGTCGAATGTCTTTCAACGTATTATTCCACTCGACCATAGTTGAGTCAGCATTTGCTCTATCCGACCATAGTCAAATTGGCATATTATCTTACTCGACCTTAGTCAAGTCGATATGGAGTTTCACTCAATCATAGTTGAGTCGGCATATGGTTCCACTCAGTCGTAGCTGAGTCGGCATAGAGTTTCACTCAGCCGTAGCTGAGTCGGCATATATAGTCATCCGACCTATGTTGTTATGTAGATTCGATCAACCTTAGTTGGCATGTAGATTAGCCGATAGGTCGTCGGTCAGACATCATATTTATAGATAGTCGAATATTCGATTGAAAGTAGAAAATTGATCATATCATTTTGAATATACTATACATGTAGACAACTTCATTGGTAATATATTCataggttgtcagcattccacaTTTGGGGGACAGTCATTCAGTCGAGAGTCTCTAGTCGATATGCATCCAGATGAAGGATTTCGATTTACCCTATAATATCTTTTCCAGTTTGAAGATAACTTCTCTTAGTTCAAGGATTTTGAAACTTATGCCTTTCTTAAGAGTAAGTCTCCAAGACAGAAGATCTTCGGTttgactcttgcattataataccAGACCATCCTTTATTGGTATGCAGCCATTCTTATCTGAGCTTATTGCCAAACCTACAGAAGTAAGTCCAAGTTAGCCCTTTGACAGTCAGAACTGCTTGGCTCTGCATACTATTCGACCCTCGTTGATGGTAATCCAATCTCTAATGGAATCATCACTTCTGTTCCATATGCTAGATTGAATGGTGACTCTCTTGTTGGAATGCGTAGAATCGTTCGGTAAACCCATAAGACTGGATATAGCTCTTCTACTTAtaagcctttggcttcattcagtcggatcttGAGATCATGTAAAATTATTCAGTTTGTCACTTTTGCTTCACCATTTGATTGTGGATGATCGACAGAGGTGAATTTgtgcatgatataaaattttgcatagaactcaaattatcgatcattatcaGTAATGATGGTGTATGGCAATTCGAATCGACATATAATGGACTTCAAAATGAAGTCTTTCATTTTGCCTTCGGTGATTTATATTAGGGATTGGCCCTCCACCCATTTAGTGAAATAATCAACGGCAACTACTAGAAACTTCTTCTAACCAGTCATTGGAGGAAAAGGACTGAATATGTCGATTTCTCATTGTGCGAATGGCTATTGTGCATTGATTGACGTCAACTGACTGGTCGGTTGATGTTGTATGTTAGCATAATTTTGACATGCTTCGCATCTCCGAACAAGCTCGACTGCATCTTTTCTCATAGTGGACTAGTAGTATCCCTATCGTAGAACTTTGTAAGCCAGTGATTTGCCCCCTAAGTGATTTCTGTAAATCTCCTCATGGACTTCTCAGAGAGCATAATCAGCTTCGATAGGTCTCAAGTACTTTAGAAGTGGAAGAGAGAATAATCTTTTGTATAGCCATCTATTCATTAGTACATACTGTGAAGTCATCCACCTTAATCATTTGGCTTCTAACAAGTCTCTAAAAATAGTATCATCTGTTAAGTACTAAATAATCAGATGCATCTAGCTTGGTTCATCATTTATTTGTTGTATTTTGTCGGCCTTGTCGATACTCGATTGTTCGAGATATTCGAGGAACGTTCGACCAAGTAGATTGGAAGTAGTCGTCAGTCGAGAAAATGCAACGGCACATGCATTCTCTGTTCTTGAAATGTgagagatctcgaaatatttaaaaatttgaatgagattcctcactttctgaaggtacttcatcatggtcggatctcgagCCTTAAAATTCATCTTTGACCTAATCAGTAATCAACTGTGAGTCGATGAAGACCTTCAAGTCATTTACACCAAGCTCTCTCACAATCTTCAAGCCGGCTAGCaaggcttcatattcggcttgattattgaaaGCTTTGAAGTTAAATCGAATAGCATATTCAGTCACTATCCCTTCGAAGTTGATGAGGATGAGGCCGGCTCTACTCCCTAGAgtattggatgctccatcaatatgtaacaCCCATATAGATTTTGGTTCGACTTTTGAATTCTCAATTTGTTCTGACTTATTGTCAGATTTATGATCAGATCTATCATCGTGTACAGTgcactcgacgatgaagtcggccaagacttgAACTTTCATGAATGGTCATGGACCATATTGTATGTCCAATTCACTAAGTTTGATCATCCACTTTGCCATTCGATCAAAAGTATCTGGTCGATATAAGATCGCCTTCAAAAGTTCATCTGTCAAGACGACTATCAAGTGTGCTAGGAAGTATGGTCGAAGTTGCTGAGTCGATTTAAtcagagcatagatcatcttctccaccTTCAAGTATCTTGTCTCAGCATTGTGGTGTACTTTAGTAGTGTAGAAGATGGACCGCTGAATTCGGCTTCCATCCTTTCGAACGAGAATCGAACTGATTGCTTCCGAAGAAGTTGCCAAGCAGAGATATAGCATTCCCCCCCTTTGGTTTTGTAAGTAATGGGGGAGACATCAAGTACTTTTTCAAATCCTCGAAGGTCAGTCGGCATCCATTCGACCATGAAAAGTTCTTCGTTTATCACAAAATCTTAAAGAAGGTCAGACACCTCTCTACCGACTTCGAGATAATCGGCTAAGTGTAGCAATCCTTTCATTCAGCTattgtatctcttttttgaagTCAAGATGCTTCATGTCGAGAATAGCTTTTATCTTCTCAAGGTTAGCTTCGATTTTTCATTGTGATATGAGAAATCTGAGAAACTTTTTGGCAGTCACGTCGAATTCATATTTAGTCGGATTGAACTTCATACGATGTCGTCGAAGTATGTTGAAAACTTCCTCTAAGTCCCAAACATGATCATGGATTTTTGGTGCTTTTCACTAGCATGTCATCGACATAAACTTTTATATTGCATCTAATTTGTATCTTGAACACTTTATTGACCAACCGTTGGGATGTCGCTAAGGCATTCTTCAAGTCGAATGGCATCACTTTGTAGCAGTAGATGCCCTTATCGATCATGAAAGCTATGTTTTCTTTATCCTCGAGTGCCATTTGGATCTGATTGTATCTCAAAAATATGTCCATGAAGCTCAGGAGTCTGTGTCTCGATGTTGCATCGACTAACTGATCAATCTTTGGTAGAGAAAAGCTATCCTTCGAGCATGCTTCATTCAAGTTGGTATAGTCGATGTAGATCCTCTACTTTTCATTGGCTTTCCTCACCATCACGATGTTGGCTTGCTAATCCAGATAATTGGCTTTTCTGATAACCTTCTGCCTTTCAAGGGTAAAagctcttttcttttgttttatcgGTTTAACTTTTAGGTTGACATTTAACCAATGAGTTATTATTTTCGAGGAGATTCTGGGCATGTCGCCTGTCGACCAAGCAAAGACATTGGCATTTGATCTTAATAGATCTACCAATTGCTTTTGCTCTGACTCAGATAGTTGTGATCCAATCTGAATAGTTTTAGTTGGGTCATCTTCTTTCAATGGAATTGAAACCAATTGTTCAACTGACTCTCCTCTTTCTTCGTTATCCCTCTGGTCAAGTTTGTTGATCGATAGAGAGTCTTCAGGCTTGTTACCGTCGACAGAGACCATAAAGCAGCATCAGATCGATTGTTGATCCCCTCACATTTCGTCGATCCCATTCTTTGTTGAAAAATCAGACAAGAAGATGGTAAGTCGAGACAACCGCTCTCAATGCATTAAGTCCCGatcatccgagtatggcattataagttgAAGAAACTCGAACAACCATGAACGTGAAGAAGATGGTGCTTTATCATGGTTCAATTTCTACAGTCAGAGGGAGAGTAATTTCTCCATCCATACTGACTACATCTCCAGTGAAACCGACTAAGGACATAGAGATTTTTTTGAGTCGGTTAGTTGATAGTCACATTTAGAAGAAAACAAAGTAGAATAAGACatcagtcgaactttcattatccatgagaattttttttacatcaaagtTTGCTATCGTCATCGAGAtgacgacagcatcatcatggaaagTTTGTACTCCTAGAGCATCATCATCCGAAAAAGAGATTACATTATTATGTCGTTACTTTTTGGATGATTCTTCTTCAGAGTTTGCCCCCAGTCTCTCGATCCATCAAAAATCATGCTGATGACTCCTATTGTTGGTCAATTATTGTTCATCTCCTCAGATTGAAGCTGAGGTTGTTGGTCGATAGGAAGTTGAGTCGAACGATCACGTCAAAACTTTTCGAGATAGTCCTATCGGATGAGATTTTCTATCTCATCCTTCATTTGAATATATTATTCGGTATCGTGATCGTAGTCATAATAGAACtgataatattttttcttgtagTCGGTAGTCACATTTGGAAGAAAGCAGAGTAGAATAAGACAtcagttgaactttcattatccacgagaattttttttacatcaaaatttgttatcgtcatcgagataacgatagcatcatcatggggagtttgtacTCCTCGAGCGTCATCATTCGAAAAAGAGATTACATTATTATGTCgttattttttggatgattcttcTTCAGAGTTTGCCCCTAGTCTCTCGGTCCATCAAAAATCATGCTGATGACTCCTACTGTCGGTCGATTATTGTTCATCTCCTCAGGTTGAAGTTGAGATTGTTGGTCGATAGGAAATTGAGTCAAATGATCACGTCGAAACTTTTCGAGATAGTCCTATCGGATGAGATCTTCTATCTCATCCTTCAGTTGAATACattgttcggtatcgtgaccGTGGTCATAATAGAACCGATAATATTTTCTCTTGTAGTGGTTCCTCAGGGGCACTTTCATTGGTGGGGGACGTTGAAGATAgtcttctctctctatctccatcaagatctgtgcACGAGAAACAGAGAGagaagtataggagtcatacctgtaacTGTAGTCGTTCGGTTTTAGACTCTGTTAGTGGGATGGCTGATGGCCAACTTGGCTCGATCGGAGCTCCACTCTTTTACTTCTTTTTTCAACCTTTCTTCTCTGATTTGCACCAGTCAAAAGTGCTTTCTTCCCCGCATACGTACTTGTATGCGCACTCAAGAAGTTTGGGGTAGGTTCGGAGGAGTATTTTGTCGAGCGACCAAGCAAACTTGGAGCTTTTGAGTCCccttttcatggctgagatagctatgtcttcattgaggtcctgaATCTCAAGTGTGGCTGCAttgaaatgcatcataaaatcTCTGAGTTTTTATCCCTCTTGCTATTTGAGGGAGAACAAACTATCAGATGTTCGTGGCATCTTcctgctggtgctgaaatgggccatgaACAACTGCTCCAGCTATTCGAAGGAGTGTATGCTTCCCGACTGGAGACCAAAATATCAAGTTCGAGTAGCTTTTCGAATAATGACGGGGAAGCCAAGATATAAGAGGGCATCAGTTATctcttgaatcatcatgagagcattATAGCTCTCTAAATGGTCAACAGGCTCCATctatggcatcttgaatcgagtcaAGATCGATTTATCTAAGATACATCAGGAAAAGGGTGGAGTGGTGTGGATGCCAAAGTCATTGAAGGACCCTCGGCCATCCACCTAGACCTGAGCGAGTCGACGGTCAAACTCATTAAGCTTGTGCTCATAGTCATCGAACCACTGCTATTGAAAAAAGGTAGGGGTAGAATCACCTAAAAACTTGAGGATAAAGAAGTCGAAAGTGAGCACGACCTCTTTCCCTCCTTGATACTGTGGCGGTGAGAAGGAGAAAGAGACCATCGCTGATGGTGGGCGGCACGGTGGAGTGTCGGGATGGTGGTGGCTTGACATGGTGGGAATGTCGAGCAGATTGTTGTTCTGAAGATGGAGAAAGAGATTGTCGTGGGGTGCGATGACTGTGCTTGGATGGCACAATACGTGGCGCCGGCTCCTCCACCACTGATTATTGCTGTTATTATGTTTGTTGTTGCTAGAGACTATGTACTGCCTTTATTAATATCTCACTTGTTGCACTAGCGCAGCGAATGGACTATGCACTGCCTCCATTAATATTCTCACTTGTTGCATTAGCGCAGCGAATTGCTGTGCATCTACAGTGACAACTGGATGCGAGGAAATGAGCTCTGTCAATGGAGGTGGGAGATCTTTCTGATAGAAAGACTACCTGATGGAGGTGGTGGAGTTGTTCTGAGCTCTTATTTTTGCCATGACTAGATTCTTCCCCCTCTTTTTGGCATGCAATCTATTGCTGCCAATCCTTGATTGCGCCTAACTCCAGTGGAGGGCAATCTACAAAAAAAGTCCACTGATCGAAATTATATCCGACGGAAATACTTCAATGCTTAAGTCAAtggagagtggtgaacagcagatattTATAATAGAATTTGACAGGATTTAGCCTAAAAGTGTCTTACAAATGCTCTCCCTTACCTTTATAGGCAATCTAGGTGTAATCGTTAAACACGTGGGATCCCGCTTATTGTGGTAAGAAAGGATAGTAAATCCTCATTATCGGACCATGATCATGGAGTTAGTAGATGATTTATGCCCACCAATAGTCGTGGTGTGGAGTAGTTTTTCATGATTGTGGTATCATAATTGTAGATTCTGACATACTGACTGTGTGTCGATGATCTTGGCGTACTGATTGTATGTCGGTGCTTTTGATATACCAACTAACTATCAGTCGGTGATTCTGATATACTGACTAACCATCGATCATATAGTCGATCGAATCGTTATGATTGGTTTGTTGCTGTCAAAAAAGTCAATTAAAAGTTACCGACAGTCAGTCGACTTACCGATTGATAGTCGGCTGTTCGTATCCATGGCACCGATAGAACATCGAGTGATGAACCTTATAGATACTGTAGTCGAACTAGATCTTCTTTGGCGGTCTAACCTTAACGGTCCACCATCCATTGTCGACACATAGTCGGAAGGCCGATAGTGAATTGGGAGGAGCAGGTCTGATTGTCCCAACCTATCCTATGATGACGCTACGTAAGATGAATCCATGAGGAGTGATTTAAAACCAATCATGTTTCAACACATGAAGGATTTGTATCGGTCCAAAAGCGATCATGTGGATCATCGAATTGACCAAAATAATTACGATATGGCCTTCGTTCTACTCGATTATTATGATTGTTACATGACTCATAAAAAACCTACATACTCCTTCCTGAGATGGCAATAATAACTAGATGGCGGAAAGGATAACTTGTCAGAAATATATCAAAAATCGAGGTCGAGATAATGATGAGGTTACTCCTTTCATCCGAAATGACAAAATCATCTTAGATTTAGAAGTGAGGGATAACTGTTGAGATGTCTACTTAATTTTCGACCTCAAATAAATCTCTAGAAGAATTCGTGGCATTAGACCAACAACTTTTCCAACTATAAAAAAAGCTTGGTGGAAATATACCGACCACTTAAGAACCAACTAACAACtcaaaatgaaaatattttatgcaaTTAGCTATAATAAACCAAAAATGATATTGATAACCAACCGACTAGATGCCCGGGTTTCACCCCACTTCGGTCCATAACCGATGATCCGAGAAAATAGAGTCATAGATGCAGTTATGGCACATGAAAGATACGTTGATTGTCCATAATGACATTATCGTGGAGATATTAACTGCCCACTATAatctttattaattcaataactcCCATGCTTAAGAAGATAAAATTTATATGGTAATGATAAAAAACTCATCTTTATATAAAGAGATACGAGAGGAGGATTCGGAGTAAGTTTTCtaacatactaatttttttataatttttttaaattattttttaatttttaattaaaatattgaaaatcttataTCGGACACATTCTCATAAGTTAATATTTTTTCGCAAATATTACTGTAGTTCCAGAAGTAGGATATTATCCTTTCGGCATCGGATCAAATACCGATCACATCATCCTGCCGGTGTTTAGCGGCAACAATTTCAAATAAATCTTTAAATAAAGTCTTTGGTGTGACTTTAAGGCCGTCATCTACTACTGGCGTATTTATTTAATCTTTGATAAATTTTGGAACGTACGGAGatatccaatatatatatatatgtacacacgcgCGCACGGTTCTTCTTCATCCCATCATTGCAAGATGCTTTACCAAGTCCACAAACTTTTCCTTGGCCACAAATCACGGACACCAACAATTGGATGCAACCTAGACCCTTAAACGCAGAAAGAACTCCCCAAGTAGAAGACAAACACCCGCAGCGTGGTCAAAAGTAACTATAAAGATAGTGGTTGGAGCCCCCCAACCGGCGCATTTCTGTCGGTTTCTAGGTTCATTGAATCGGGACATGTTTTGACTTTTCTCCCTACCCAGCTTTACGTATATATTCCAAATCGTTCATAGCCACTGAGTGTGCGATCACAAATTGGTGGGGCCCGGGCAACAAAAACGGGAAAATCATAGCTGTTTGACCTAAATATATGAGTCTTCGTTCTttatttatctcttttttttttcttttctttttttttttttttttttttttttttttttggtcgaaGTCTTTTAAACGGGTATTCTTcaaaaaagaaataataataaaaggGTTTTGTTAACTCGTTTCCTCGTTCTTGAGGGGAGAACCGTAGAGTTGGTTGGTTAAAAAGACATGGAAAAAACCTGGTGGTGGGAGGCAGCCAAGTTGTGCATCAGGCCATGGTCGAAGCTTCCTGGGTGGGGCTCTTGCTTGGCTTTACAAATGGTGGGTCTTTTCCCTTAAATCTCTTTTTAGATCCTTCTTCTGTTTCCCCTTTATGATTACCTATAtaagttattaaaaaaaaaaaaaaaggcactgAAGAGGATaaaaggttttttttttgggtggtggtggtggtggggggGGTGCGCGCGGGGGGGTGTTCGGATTATTTGGATATTACAATGATGTGATCCCGTCCACCTGTTTGGAAAAGGGGGATGATATATGGTGCATGTCTGTTTTTCCtttttcaaattaatatttttatttttttaatccccATGAGTCGTCTTATTTGAATTGGGGATTTTCATAAAAACGTAATAAAGAATGACTGTTTTCTTCTGTTATGCGAATTGATCTCTGTTTCGTTTCTCAAAGTAAGAAAAAGAGAGTGAATTGATCTTTGTTTCTGTGGTGCATGTGGTGATTTTAGGTTTTCTTTTTTGAGTGAAAGAATTGGGCAAAGGCCTCATCCAAATTTATGAAACAAGCAGAGAAGTGCAACAACAGTTAGCCAAGGCTACCTGAGGTATAAAAtagttcatattttaattttccaaatgcacattttttttctttgaaatccTGCTTTTCTTCTTTGGAAACTGGAAGTCTTTATTATGGgagaaatcatatttttctttgataaTACTTATGTGTGCGTAGTTGTCTTTGATGACTGAAAACATATCTATATGCTTGAATTATGGAAGCATCATTACTTTTCTTTCCTACAACTTACTGGCCATGAGCTAAAGAAACAAATAGTGATAGTAAGTGTATAATGGATAGATAGGGAGGAACAGGTATTCATAATTTTCATTTAGCAGTGTTAGCAGCTGTTTTGCAATTTGATGAAGAGCAAATTATTAGAACCATGAATGGTGTCTTTCATGATGGCATTATGCGGTGAATGGAAAGATATATGCCCTCTCACTTTGTGAACACGTTACAACCAGAGAAGTCCACTCGCAGGATTCCCTGCGTGCTTATGATTACCCTGCCTACTTATGTCAGTGGAAATTACATGCTTCGAATAAAAAAGGATTGCAAAGTCCATCCCATATCAAAACCAACACCCTACTTGAACTGTTGCTTATGAGATTTGTTTTCCCTTCTGAGGAAAATGGTTGTCTATTACATTACCAGTCCCAAAGATACAAAGTATGAAAAAAGTGTCATAGTTGTGCCAAAGTCTAACCTTTGATTATTTCTTCTATTGCTTTCTGTTTATTGAATGTGGCACATATGCATTCCAGGTTCATCAATGCTAGCCATATCTCACTTGGCTTGGAAGTTTGACCTGGAACTTTGTTAGGTCTCTATACTAATATCACATGGCAAGGAATCAGCTTGTTTTGATTAAATTATGGCTTTTTAATGGTTAATTACCTTGAATGTGGTTTTTTTCCAAGCTAGGTTCGCAATTGCTGTTGTGGTTTCTGTTGGTTGAAAAGTTTGCCCGGGATATCTAATTAAATCCTATATAAAGAACATCTACTAGTTCTTTTTATCAACAAAGGAGGCTCTGGTGTTGAGGGTAATTGCAAACGCTTCCTTTCACCCTAGCTTCAATTTGCTTGTCTGTACGTAGCCATCTACACACCCTTTTATCTCAGAGAAGCTCAAAGCTAAGCTAAAAATTTGATCCtctcaatataaaggctaaaaatttaatcttttcAATAACACATACTTTTCTGTCTGTGGTACTCGGCATGATTGACATAAGTTTGGCTGTTGTAATTTGACCTTTCTTACTTCTCTGATGCAAAAATTTATTAAGCTGGTTATTCTGTTTGATTGGAATACCATGTCTGAATGGCATTGTGCACTGCAGAATACGATTGATTGTTTGTTTTTGCTGGTTCCACTCCATAGTTTATACTTAGTGCAATAGcaaaaaatagataaatgaataggCCGGATTATGACATGCTTTGAATGGTAGTGTTTGTTTGTATGCAGCCACTTCAATATAATCTAACCACTCTTTTGTTTGGCAGGTGAAAACTTGACACCCTTGTTCAGCATTCTTGTGTCCCTCAACAAACAAGTTTGCAATGGATCACTCTGTTCCTGATGGAGTTCAAAACAAGGAATTGGATGCGGCCAGCCTTCGCTCCTTGCATGGACAGATTGAGAACCCACAGTCTGTTCACAAGGTTGGATTCCCCCTCGGAGGAATTTCTTTAGAGAGTTCAAAGATACTTTGAAGGAAACGTTGTTTGCGGATGACCCTTTATACCCTTACAAGGATCAACCCAGATCAAGGAAGCTCATATTAGGCCTGCAATTCCTTTTTCCAATCCTTGAGTGGGGAAGAAACTACAACTTTAGTAAGCTGAAAGGAGATCTTGTTGCTGGACTGACAATTGCAAGTCTCTGCATCCCTCAAGTAACCATCTTCAAACATAgtcatatgatttttatgagcaaCTTTGGTTTATAATTTAACATGAGATTGGTCTTCTAACTAGGATATCGGATATGCAAAGCTTGCAAACATGGACCCACAATATGGGCTCTGTAAGTACCATAATACTGTTACTTCTCCAAATGATATGAACTTTTTAGCTTGTTATGCAATAACATTTGTGATGGGTTTCTTTCTTTCTGATTGTTGCAGACTCCAGTTTTGTTCCGCCACTAATTTATTCAGTAATGGGAAGTTCAAGGGATATTGCTATTGGACCAGTGGCGGTCGTGTCCCTCTTGCTCGGAACTCTTCTTCAGAATGAGGTTGATCCTGGGACACAAAAGGAGGAATACATTCGGCTTGCATTCACAGCAACCTTTTTTGCTGGCATCACTCAAGCAGCACTTGGATTCCTGAGGTGAGTATTAATATTAACAATCTTGTTTTAGTGCCTACTATGTCTTCCTTAATGTCATTTCATTACTAATCTTTATACTTGCAAATCCAACTCATGTCACAACATTTTCAGATTAGGCTTCCTTATTGAATTCCTGTCTCATGCTGCCATTGTTGGATTCATGGGTGGAGCAGCCATTACAATTGCCCTTCAACAGCTAAAAGGATTTCTTGGTATAAGAAATTTTACCAAGAATTCTGACATAATTTCTGTTATGAAGTCTGTTTGGGGCTCTGTTCACCATGGGGTAAGAAATCTACTTGTCTCCTTTTCGTCAGATAAAGATTTACTTATCGTTGCATGGTGGTATGGATAGTTCTTGATGAAATTTACCCATGTACAGTGGAACTGGGAAACGATACTGATAGGTTCAGCCTTCCTGGCATTCCTCCTACTTACTAAGTACATTGTAAGGATCTATTTTCATTTCATATGTATAGCTTGAAAGACAATTAGATTACTTAGTAATGTTACTTCCTAAGGACTCATGTTGTTTGAGACCAAcagggaaagaagaggaagagccTTTTCTGGGTTGCTGCAATTGCCCCATTGATCTCTGTCATTCTATCCACATTTTTTGTGTACATAACCCATGCTGAAAAGCACGGCGTTCAGATTGTAAGTTCTTAATTCTATGAGAACCATTCAAGTGAAGCAATGTAGttgtttctctcctcttttctaaTTGAATTTTCAATGGATTCTATGGTTGAAACTAACTGAAGTACTAATGCATGAAAGGTGAAACACATAGACAAAGGCATCAACCCGTCATCTGTTAATAAAATTCATTTTACTGGTTCATATGCTGCGAAAGGTTTCAAAATTGGACTGGTAGCTGCAATGGTTGCTTTGACGGTATGCTAATCATAAACCTTGATTGCCGGCTATTAGAGAAATATATTCATCTTACGTAAACTAAAATGCTGTGGCCCTGTCAGGAAGCTGTTGCAATTGGGAGAACATTTGCTGCCATGAAGGACTATCAATTGGATGGAAATAAAGAAATGGTAGCACTAGGAACCATGAACATCATCGGTTCAATGACTTCTTGCTATGTAGCAACAGGTAAATATGCCTTATTTACTCTGGAAAGATATGGAGGTCATAAACATGAAAGCAAATTGCTGAAATTAGTGATTAAAAAAAACCTATGGTGTTATGTGCAGGCTCTTTTTCACGGTCAGCAGTCAATTACAT
The sequence above is a segment of the Elaeis guineensis isolate ETL-2024a chromosome 7, EG11, whole genome shotgun sequence genome. Coding sequences within it:
- the LOC105048607 gene encoding LOW QUALITY PROTEIN: sulfate transporter 1.2 (The sequence of the model RefSeq protein was modified relative to this genomic sequence to represent the inferred CDS: inserted 2 bases in 2 codons) produces the protein MDHSVPDGVQNKELDAASLRSLHGQIENPQSVHKVGXPPRRNFFREFKDTLKETLFADDPLYPYKDQPRSRKLILGLQFLFPILEWGRNYNFSKLKGDLVAGLTIASLCIPQDIGYAKLANMDPQYGLYSSFVPPLIYSVMGSSRDIAIGPVAVVSLLLGTLLQNEVDPGTQKEEYIRLAFTATFFAGITQAALGFLRLGFLIEFLSHAAIVGFMGGAAITIALQQLKGFLGIRNFTKNSDIISVMKSVWGSVHHGWNWETILIGSAFLAFLLLTKYIGKKRKSLFWVAAIAPLISVILSTFFVYITHAEKHGVQIVKHIDKGINPSSVNKIHFTGSYAAKGFKIGLVAAMVALTEAVAIGRTFAAMKDYQLDGNKEMVALGTMNIIGSMTSCYVATGSFSRSAVNYMAGCQTTVSNMIMSAVVLLTLELITPLFKYTPNAILASIIISAVIGLIDYEAAYLIWKVDKLDFVACMGAFFGVVFISVEIGLLIAVSISLAKILLQVTRPRTALLGNLPRTTVYRNIEQYPEATKXPGVLIVRVDSAIYFTNSNYVKERILRWLRDEEEQLKAKQLPRIDFLIVEMSPVTDIDTSGIHAFEELYKSLQKRSVQLVLANPGPVVIDKLHLAKFTELLGQDNIFLTVGEAVMTCAPKAREDV